Proteins encoded by one window of Blautia argi:
- the uvrC gene encoding excinuclease ABC subunit UvrC, translating to MFHIEEELKKLPALPGVYIMHDRNDTIIYVGKAISLKNRVRQYFQKSRNLGIKKEQMVEQIERFEYIVTDSELEALVLESNLIKEHKPKYNTMLKDDKNYPFIKVTVGEDFPRIMTARSMKKDKAKYFGPYTSAGAVKDVIELTRKLYHLRTCTRNLPRDTGKERPCLYYHIKQCQAPCQGYISKEAYRKQVDALLDFLGGNHKAILKELEEKMLQASAELKFEEAAQYRDLMQSVEKTGERQKITDHPGEDKDIIAAAMENDDAVVQVFFVRDGKLIGRDHFYMKTAPGENRSGMLSSFLKQFYAGTPFIPREIMLQEEIEDRELLEQWLESRKGRRVHISIPKKGTKEKLVEMAYQNAKMVLRQDKERIKREEGRTIGAVKEIAELLGMQEINRIEAFDISNISGFQSVGSMVVYEKGKPKRSDYRKFRIKSVEGPNDYASMEEVLTRRFVHGMNEQEERKSEDLDNAYGSFTRFPDLLMMDGGRGQVNIALAVLEKLQLAIPVCGMVKDDKHRTRGLYFNNEEIPISRDSEGFKLITRIQDEAHRFAIEYHRSLRSKGQVHSVLDDIPGIGPARRKALMKHFKGLEGLREATVEELSQVESMNERAALQVYEFFHKKP from the coding sequence ATGTTTCACATAGAGGAAGAACTGAAAAAACTTCCCGCACTGCCGGGCGTCTATATTATGCATGACCGGAATGATACCATTATTTATGTGGGGAAAGCCATTAGTTTGAAAAACAGAGTCAGGCAGTATTTCCAGAAGAGCCGCAATCTGGGAATTAAGAAGGAGCAGATGGTAGAACAGATTGAACGTTTTGAATATATTGTTACAGATTCCGAGCTGGAGGCGTTGGTATTGGAATCCAATCTGATTAAGGAGCATAAGCCGAAGTATAACACCATGCTCAAGGACGATAAAAACTATCCCTTTATCAAGGTGACAGTGGGGGAGGATTTTCCCAGAATTATGACAGCCAGAAGCATGAAGAAAGATAAGGCAAAGTACTTTGGCCCCTATACCAGCGCCGGCGCAGTAAAGGACGTGATTGAGCTTACCAGAAAGCTGTATCACCTGCGTACCTGTACCCGGAATCTGCCCAGAGATACAGGGAAAGAAAGACCCTGCCTTTACTATCATATTAAGCAGTGCCAGGCGCCCTGTCAGGGGTATATTTCAAAGGAAGCGTACAGAAAGCAGGTAGATGCTCTTCTTGATTTTCTTGGAGGCAATCACAAGGCGATTTTAAAAGAGCTGGAAGAGAAAATGCTGCAGGCGTCAGCAGAACTGAAATTTGAGGAAGCAGCCCAGTACCGGGACTTGATGCAGAGCGTGGAGAAAACAGGGGAAAGGCAGAAGATTACCGACCACCCCGGAGAAGATAAGGATATTATTGCAGCGGCTATGGAAAATGATGATGCAGTAGTGCAGGTGTTTTTTGTCCGGGACGGGAAACTCATTGGCAGAGATCATTTTTATATGAAAACGGCGCCCGGAGAGAACCGCAGCGGAATGCTGTCCAGCTTTTTAAAGCAGTTTTATGCAGGGACACCCTTTATTCCGAGGGAAATTATGCTGCAGGAAGAAATCGAGGACCGGGAGCTTCTGGAACAGTGGCTGGAGAGCCGCAAGGGCAGACGAGTTCATATTTCCATTCCCAAAAAAGGAACCAAGGAAAAACTGGTGGAAATGGCTTATCAGAATGCGAAAATGGTACTTCGTCAGGATAAGGAACGGATTAAGCGGGAGGAAGGAAGAACCATTGGGGCTGTAAAGGAGATTGCAGAACTTCTGGGCATGCAGGAGATTAACCGGATTGAAGCCTTTGATATTTCCAATATCAGCGGATTTCAGTCTGTTGGTTCCATGGTAGTGTATGAAAAGGGAAAACCCAAACGCAGCGATTACCGGAAATTCCGAATTAAATCTGTGGAAGGACCAAACGATTATGCCAGTATGGAGGAAGTATTGACCAGACGCTTTGTTCATGGCATGAATGAACAGGAGGAGCGAAAAAGTGAGGATTTGGATAATGCTTATGGCAGTTTTACAAGATTTCCGGATTTACTTATGATGGACGGTGGAAGAGGGCAGGTGAACATTGCCCTGGCTGTACTGGAAAAGCTGCAGCTTGCCATTCCTGTCTGCGGTATGGTAAAGGACGATAAGCACCGTACCAGGGGGCTTTATTTTAACAACGAGGAAATTCCTATAAGTCGGGACAGTGAGGGCTTTAAACTGATTACCCGTATTCAGGACGAGGCGCACAGGTTTGCCATTGAGTATCACCGTTCTCTGAGAAGCAAGGGACAGGTACATTCTGTTCTGGACGATATTCCAGGTATCGGCCCTGCCAGAAGAAAGGCTCTGATGAAGCACTTTAAGGGGCTGGAAGGGCTGCGGGAGGCAACTGTGGAGGAATTGAGCCAAGTAGAATCCATGAATGAAAGGGCAGCCCTCCAGGTTTATGAGTTTTTTCATAAGAAGCCGTGA
- a CDS encoding ribonuclease Z, with the protein MLDVCLLGTGGMMPLPRRKLTSLMTRYNGSNLMIDCGEGTQVAVKEKGWSFKPIDVICFTHYHADHISGLPGLLLTMGNAERTEPLTLIGPKGLVRVVSALRVIAPELPFEIHCIELTKLEETFELYGYQITAFRVNHNVTCYGYSLEIKRSGKFDAARAKAQNIPLKCWNPLQKGETITFEGITYTPDMVLGPQRKGIKLTYTTDTRPVKAIAEHAAGSDLFICEGMYGEQDKEQKAKAYKHMTFQEAAGLAKEANVKEMWLTHYSPSLVRPEEALEEATRVFPNTIAAKDRQSVELQFEDGEGEKKQ; encoded by the coding sequence ATGTTGGATGTATGCCTGCTTGGTACTGGCGGCATGATGCCTTTGCCAAGAAGAAAATTAACATCTTTAATGACAAGATATAATGGCAGCAATCTGATGATTGACTGCGGAGAAGGAACACAGGTTGCAGTAAAGGAAAAGGGGTGGAGCTTTAAGCCTATTGATGTCATCTGTTTTACCCATTACCATGCAGACCATATCAGCGGGCTGCCGGGGCTTTTGCTCACTATGGGAAATGCAGAGCGGACCGAACCTCTGACTTTAATCGGACCCAAAGGGCTGGTACGGGTAGTATCAGCCCTTCGGGTCATTGCACCGGAACTCCCCTTTGAGATTCATTGTATAGAGCTGACAAAGCTGGAGGAAACCTTTGAGCTTTACGGTTATCAGATTACAGCATTTCGTGTAAATCATAATGTAACCTGTTATGGATATAGTCTGGAAATCAAGCGAAGCGGAAAATTTGATGCTGCCAGAGCAAAGGCACAGAATATTCCGCTGAAATGTTGGAATCCACTTCAAAAGGGGGAAACCATTACCTTTGAGGGTATCACATATACTCCGGATATGGTGCTGGGGCCTCAGAGAAAGGGAATTAAGCTTACCTATACCACAGACACCCGACCGGTAAAGGCCATTGCAGAGCATGCAGCAGGCTCAGATTTGTTTATCTGTGAGGGTATGTACGGAGAACAGGATAAAGAGCAGAAGGCAAAGGCGTATAAGCATATGACCTTTCAGGAGGCAGCAGGTCTGGCAAAAGAAGCAAACGTAAAGGAGATGTGGCTGACGCATTACAGCCCTTCCCTTGTAAGGCCGGAGGAAGCTCTTGAGGAAGCAACGCGGGTTTTCCCCAATACCATAGCCGCAAAAGACAGACAGTCTGTGGAATTACAGTTTGAAGACGGAGAAGGAGAGAAAAAGCAATGA
- the hprK gene encoding HPr(Ser) kinase/phosphatase: MKGVELNKMIQELNLYNKTPEIDTSGKRINTPEINRPALQLTGYLEHFENERVQIIGYVEYTYLLHLKREEKMRAFERFVASKIPCVVFTTMTEPDEDMLSLARKYEVPVLVTQNTTSVFMAEIIRWLNVQLAPCISIHGVLVDVYGEGVLIMGESGIGKSEAALELIKRGHRLVSDDVVELRRVSDVTLVGSAPDITRHFIELRGIGIIDVKTLFGVESVKDTQSIDLVIKLEEWNRDKEYDRLGMEEEYTEFLGNKIVCHSLPIRPGRNLAVIVESAAVNHRQKKMGYNAAQELYRRVQENMAKKREEGEE, encoded by the coding sequence ATGAAGGGTGTAGAACTAAATAAAATGATACAGGAATTAAACCTGTATAATAAAACACCGGAAATTGACACCTCAGGAAAGCGCATTAACACACCGGAAATCAACCGTCCGGCGCTGCAGCTTACCGGATATCTGGAGCATTTTGAAAATGAGCGTGTGCAGATTATCGGTTATGTAGAATACACATATCTGCTCCATTTAAAAAGAGAAGAAAAAATGAGGGCCTTTGAGCGTTTTGTTGCCAGCAAGATTCCCTGCGTGGTGTTTACAACCATGACGGAGCCGGACGAAGATATGTTAAGTCTTGCCCGCAAATATGAGGTTCCTGTTCTGGTAACACAAAATACAACTTCTGTATTTATGGCAGAGATTATTCGCTGGTTAAATGTACAGCTTGCTCCCTGTATTTCTATTCATGGCGTCCTGGTGGACGTATACGGAGAAGGCGTATTGATTATGGGGGAAAGCGGTATAGGAAAGAGCGAGGCTGCTCTGGAGCTGATTAAAAGGGGACACCGCCTTGTAAGTGACGATGTGGTAGAACTGCGCCGTGTCAGCGACGTAACCCTGGTGGGTTCCGCACCGGATATTACCCGCCATTTTATTGAGCTTCGGGGAATCGGAATTATTGATGTCAAAACCCTGTTTGGTGTAGAAAGTGTAAAGGATACCCAGTCCATTGACCTGGTAATTAAGCTGGAGGAATGGAACCGGGATAAGGAATATGACCGCCTGGGTATGGAGGAGGAGTATACAGAATTTTTAGGAAACAAGATTGTATGTCATTCCCTTCCTATCCGTCCGGGACGAAATCTGGCAGTTATTGTAGAGTCTGCGGCAGTCAACCACAGACAGAAGAAAATGGGGTATAATGCAGCGCAGGAACTGTACCGTCGTGTACAGGAAAATATGGCGAAAAAAAGAGAAGAGGGAGAAGAGTAG
- a CDS encoding peptidylprolyl isomerase yields the protein MANPVVTITMANGDVMKAELYPEIAPNTVNNFISLVKSGFYDGLIFHRVIRGFMIQGGCPDGTGMGGPGYSIKGEFSQNHFENNLAHTPGVLSMARAMHPDSAGSQFFIMHETSPHLDGAYAAFGKVIEGMDVVNKIAETRTDYSDRPLEKQEISSMTVETFGVDYPEPEKC from the coding sequence ATGGCAAATCCAGTTGTAACCATTACAATGGCAAACGGCGATGTAATGAAAGCAGAATTGTATCCTGAAATCGCCCCAAATACTGTAAATAACTTTATCAGCCTGGTAAAAAGCGGTTTCTATGACGGTCTGATTTTCCACAGAGTGATTCGCGGCTTTATGATTCAGGGCGGCTGCCCGGACGGTACAGGTATGGGCGGTCCCGGCTACTCTATCAAAGGCGAATTTTCTCAGAACCACTTTGAAAACAACCTGGCACATACTCCTGGCGTTCTGTCTATGGCAAGAGCTATGCACCCGGACTCTGCGGGCAGCCAGTTCTTCATCATGCATGAAACCTCTCCGCACTTAGACGGCGCTTACGCCGCTTTCGGAAAAGTGATTGAAGGCATGGACGTGGTAAACAAAATTGCAGAAACACGCACAGACTACAGCGACCGACCTTTAGAAAAACAGGAAATCTCTTCTATGACTGTAGAAACCTTTGGTGTGGATTATCCGGAACCGGAAAAATGCTAA
- the tsaB gene encoding tRNA (adenosine(37)-N6)-threonylcarbamoyltransferase complex dimerization subunit type 1 TsaB: protein MKILALDSSGLVASVALVEDDILVAEYTMNYKKTHSQTLLPMLDEIKKAVNLDLGSIDAIAVAAGPGSFTGLRIGSATAKGLGLALGKPLIGVPTVEALAYNLYDTDEDTLICPIMDARRKQVYTGIYAFENHGLKTIQDQDALPMEKLLEQLNALGKSIIFLGDGVPVFQELIEEKCRVPYSFAPAHLNRQRAGAVAALGALYFEQGKAETAAEHQPDYLRVSQAERERAERLAKEHA from the coding sequence ATGAAAATACTGGCACTTGACAGCTCCGGGCTGGTAGCGTCTGTAGCGCTTGTGGAGGACGATATACTGGTTGCGGAATATACCATGAATTATAAGAAGACACATTCCCAGACACTGCTGCCCATGCTGGACGAAATCAAAAAAGCAGTGAATTTGGATTTGGGAAGTATTGACGCCATAGCAGTGGCAGCAGGCCCCGGTTCTTTTACAGGGCTTCGCATAGGCTCTGCAACTGCCAAAGGACTGGGTCTGGCTTTAGGCAAGCCTTTAATTGGTGTACCCACCGTGGAGGCGCTAGCTTATAATTTGTATGACACAGATGAAGACACTCTGATTTGTCCGATTATGGACGCCAGAAGGAAGCAGGTTTACACAGGAATTTATGCCTTTGAAAACCATGGGCTGAAAACCATACAGGATCAGGATGCCCTTCCTATGGAAAAGCTTCTGGAGCAGTTGAATGCGTTGGGCAAAAGTATTATTTTCTTAGGGGACGGCGTACCAGTATTTCAGGAGCTGATAGAGGAAAAGTGTCGGGTACCCTACAGTTTTGCACCGGCACATTTGAACCGTCAGAGAGCCGGAGCAGTGGCAGCCCTTGGAGCACTTTATTTTGAGCAGGGGAAAGCAGAAACAGCGGCAGAGCATCAGCCGGATTATCTGCGTGTATCTCAGGCAGAAAGGGAGAGGGCAGAACGCCTGGCCAAAGAGCATGCTTAA
- the tsaE gene encoding tRNA (adenosine(37)-N6)-threonylcarbamoyltransferase complex ATPase subunit type 1 TsaE, producing the protein MIIETNSAKETFLLGEKLGRQARAGQIYTLNGDLGVGKTVFTQGVAKGLGINEPVNSPTFTIIQEYEGGRLPFYHFDVYRIGDIEEMEEIGYDDYFFGEGICLIEWAELIEELLPEHVISITIEKAPQKGFDYRKITIDGMDKIEETESV; encoded by the coding sequence ATGATTATAGAAACAAATAGTGCAAAGGAAACATTCCTGCTTGGGGAAAAGCTGGGCAGGCAGGCAAGGGCAGGACAGATTTATACCTTAAATGGAGATTTGGGTGTGGGGAAAACTGTGTTTACCCAGGGGGTGGCAAAGGGGCTTGGCATTAACGAGCCGGTAAACAGCCCTACTTTTACCATTATACAGGAATATGAAGGCGGAAGACTGCCCTTTTATCACTTTGATGTGTATCGTATTGGGGATATTGAAGAAATGGAAGAAATCGGTTATGATGATTATTTTTTCGGAGAAGGAATCTGTCTGATTGAGTGGGCAGAGCTGATTGAAGAACTTTTGCCTGAACATGTGATTTCCATTACCATAGAAAAAGCCCCGCAGAAAGGGTTTGATTACCGGAAAATTACCATAGATGGAATGGATAAAATCGAGGAAACGGAAAGCGTGTAA
- a CDS encoding ROK family glucokinase encodes MSKYCFGIDVGGTSIKCALFLTDGTIEEKWEIPTRTEDQGINILPDIAAGILKKMKEKGIPKEETAGVGIGLPGPIEENGEIACAVNLHWGRKNVEKELEELVGMPVKAGNDANVAALGEMWKGGGKGAKNLIMATLGTGVGGGIIVNEKIITGAHGAGGEIGHAVINPKEERACNCGNKGCLEQYASATGIASLARKALETSGKDSVLRQKDSVTAKDVFDAYKEQDSLAADIVEEFAEYLGRALAVFACVADPDVIVLGGGVSKAGQVLVDCVEACYRKYAFSACKDTQIKLATLGNDAGICGAAKLILSK; translated from the coding sequence ATGAGTAAGTATTGTTTCGGGATTGATGTAGGCGGAACCAGTATTAAATGTGCATTGTTTCTTACAGACGGAACGATTGAGGAAAAGTGGGAAATTCCAACAAGAACAGAAGACCAGGGGATCAACATTCTTCCTGATATTGCAGCGGGAATTTTAAAGAAAATGAAGGAAAAGGGAATTCCAAAAGAAGAAACAGCAGGCGTGGGAATCGGTCTTCCAGGACCAATTGAAGAAAATGGTGAAATTGCCTGTGCTGTAAATCTTCATTGGGGCAGAAAAAATGTGGAAAAAGAGCTGGAAGAGTTGGTTGGTATGCCGGTTAAGGCAGGAAATGACGCTAATGTAGCCGCACTTGGTGAAATGTGGAAGGGCGGCGGAAAAGGGGCAAAGAACCTGATTATGGCGACTCTTGGTACTGGTGTGGGAGGCGGAATTATCGTCAATGAAAAAATTATCACAGGGGCTCATGGAGCAGGAGGAGAAATTGGGCATGCAGTTATCAACCCAAAGGAAGAGAGAGCCTGCAACTGCGGAAATAAAGGCTGTTTGGAGCAGTATGCTTCTGCAACAGGAATTGCCTCCCTGGCAAGAAAGGCCCTGGAAACATCTGGGAAGGACTCTGTGCTTCGCCAGAAGGATTCTGTTACTGCAAAAGATGTGTTTGATGCATATAAAGAACAGGATTCTCTGGCCGCAGACATTGTAGAGGAGTTCGCAGAATATCTGGGAAGAGCGCTTGCTGTCTTTGCCTGTGTAGCGGATCCGGACGTCATTGTACTGGGAGGCGGCGTTTCAAAAGCAGGACAGGTTCTGGTAGACTGTGTGGAAGCCTGCTACCGGAAATATGCTTTTTCGGCCTGTAAGGATACACAGATTAAGCTGGCAACTCTGGGGAATGATGCAGGAATCTGCGGAGCTGCAAAACTGATTTTAAGCAAATAA
- a CDS encoding transglycosylase domain-containing protein gives MNFGKRAVNKKRNDLTSHSTMMGKKANVSFLRIIFISLMALLVIVGCTGIGALRGLIDSAPDASEVNIVPAGEATFVYDANGNQLQKLTAPNSNRMSVPIEKIPLDLQHAVVAIEDERFYEHNGIDIRGILRAGVRGLANGGNFTEGASTITQQLLKNTVFTGWTNESVVQRFKRKFQEQYLAIQLEKQVKDKDVILENYLNTINLGNGNYGVQAAAQGYFGKDVSDLTLSECTVIAGISQNPTKFNPAVYPEKNAQRRKDVLDHMLDQEYITKEQYDECLADNVYERIQAVEQTQEETNKTYSYFIDELTEQVVKDLQEQKGYTEAQAYSALYSGGLRVYTTQDPAIQQICDEEYANPDNFPAGSQVTLDYALTVKHPNGEQENYSKEMLQEYFIQNEDANFTLLFNSAESAQAHVDAYKAAILADGSQVVSESIHMTPQPQSSITIIDQHTGYVKAIVGGRGEKSSSLTLNRATNTLRQPGSTFKPLAVYAAALNEGGMTLATTFKDEPYTYANGQPLYNYDHQYHGTVSMRTAIMKSYNIPAVLAMEEITPEVGVEYLKKFGFTSILDEPKEIPTGSGDFYTDKNLPTALGGITQGVSNLELTAAYAAIANNGTYIKPVFYTKILDADGNVVIDNTPEKTTVLRPSTAYLLTSAMEDVVNQGTGTRLQLSNMPVAGKTGTTDNYKNLWFSGFTPYYTCSVWAGYDDNTVLPQGTARTYQQTLWKKIMQRIHTDLPKTEFKMPSTVEEASICTSTGLLATSSCNAVTELFDTEQLPKKYCSGHYRPSYNYESEPDSGSGETAPEEPQPDNPVTEPEQTPPEAPNPETPPETPPTETPVEPPEAPQETPPAETPAESPEA, from the coding sequence ATGAATTTTGGAAAACGTGCCGTAAATAAGAAACGAAATGATTTGACCTCCCATTCTACCATGATGGGGAAAAAAGCAAATGTTTCTTTTCTGCGTATCATTTTCATCTCTCTGATGGCTTTGCTGGTTATCGTGGGCTGCACTGGTATCGGCGCATTAAGAGGACTGATAGACAGCGCACCGGACGCTTCAGAGGTCAACATTGTCCCTGCAGGAGAGGCGACCTTTGTCTATGACGCCAATGGCAACCAGCTTCAGAAGCTTACCGCCCCCAATTCTAACCGTATGTCGGTTCCCATTGAGAAGATTCCGCTGGACTTGCAGCATGCGGTAGTGGCGATTGAAGATGAACGTTTCTATGAACACAATGGTATTGATATAAGAGGTATTCTCCGTGCCGGAGTCAGAGGTCTTGCAAATGGCGGAAACTTTACAGAAGGCGCCAGTACCATTACACAGCAGCTTTTGAAAAACACCGTTTTTACAGGCTGGACCAACGAATCTGTGGTACAGCGGTTCAAACGTAAATTCCAGGAACAGTATCTGGCAATCCAGTTAGAAAAACAGGTAAAGGACAAAGATGTCATTCTGGAAAATTACCTGAACACCATTAACCTGGGAAACGGAAACTATGGCGTACAGGCTGCGGCTCAGGGCTACTTCGGCAAGGATGTCAGTGATTTAACCCTTTCCGAATGTACCGTCATTGCCGGAATCAGCCAGAACCCCACCAAGTTTAATCCGGCTGTGTATCCTGAAAAGAACGCCCAGAGAAGAAAAGACGTTCTGGACCATATGCTGGATCAGGAATACATTACCAAAGAACAGTATGATGAATGTCTTGCCGATAATGTATATGAACGGATTCAGGCAGTAGAACAGACCCAGGAGGAAACTAATAAAACCTACAGCTATTTTATTGATGAACTTACAGAACAGGTCGTAAAGGATTTGCAGGAGCAGAAGGGCTACACCGAGGCTCAGGCGTATTCCGCTCTTTACAGCGGCGGTCTGCGTGTCTACACCACACAGGATCCTGCCATTCAGCAGATTTGCGATGAGGAATATGCAAATCCCGATAATTTCCCTGCCGGAAGCCAGGTAACTCTGGACTATGCCCTTACTGTAAAGCACCCAAACGGAGAGCAGGAAAATTACAGCAAGGAAATGCTGCAGGAATATTTTATACAAAACGAAGATGCAAACTTCACATTGCTCTTTAACAGCGCAGAAAGCGCACAGGCACATGTTGACGCCTACAAAGCAGCAATTCTGGCAGACGGAAGCCAGGTGGTCAGTGAAAGCATTCATATGACTCCCCAACCTCAGTCCTCCATTACCATTATTGACCAGCACACCGGCTATGTGAAGGCAATCGTAGGCGGAAGAGGCGAAAAATCTTCCAGCCTTACCTTAAACCGCGCGACCAATACCCTGCGTCAGCCTGGTTCTACCTTTAAACCCCTGGCTGTGTACGCCGCTGCTTTAAATGAGGGAGGCATGACACTGGCAACTACCTTTAAGGACGAGCCTTATACCTATGCCAACGGACAGCCTCTGTACAACTATGACCACCAGTATCACGGAACCGTATCCATGCGGACAGCCATTATGAAATCTTACAACATTCCGGCTGTACTGGCTATGGAAGAGATTACTCCTGAGGTGGGAGTGGAATATTTGAAAAAATTCGGATTCACCAGTATTTTAGATGAACCAAAGGAAATTCCGACAGGAAGCGGAGATTTCTATACAGACAAAAATCTCCCTACTGCCCTTGGAGGTATTACTCAGGGTGTCAGCAATCTGGAACTGACTGCTGCTTATGCAGCCATTGCCAACAACGGAACCTATATTAAACCTGTATTCTATACAAAGATTTTGGACGCAGACGGCAATGTAGTTATTGACAACACACCGGAAAAGACAACAGTCCTCAGGCCAAGCACTGCTTATCTTCTTACCAGCGCTATGGAAGACGTTGTAAATCAGGGTACTGGTACCAGACTGCAGCTAAGCAACATGCCTGTAGCCGGAAAAACCGGTACAACAGATAACTACAAAAACCTGTGGTTCTCCGGCTTTACACCGTATTATACCTGTTCTGTATGGGCAGGATATGATGACAATACCGTACTTCCTCAGGGAACTGCCCGCACTTACCAGCAGACCTTATGGAAGAAAATCATGCAGAGAATCCACACGGATTTGCCCAAAACAGAGTTTAAAATGCCCTCCACTGTAGAGGAGGCTTCTATTTGTACCAGCACAGGACTTCTGGCAACTTCAAGTTGTAATGCTGTGACAGAGCTTTTTGATACAGAACAGCTTCCAAAGAAATACTGCTCCGGTCATTACCGCCCGAGTTATAACTACGAGTCTGAACCAGACTCCGGAAGCGGAGAAACAGCTCCGGAAGAACCGCAGCCGGATAATCCGGTAACCGAACCGGAACAGACACCTCCGGAAGCGCCAAATCCGGAAACACCACCGGAAACGCCTCCGACTGAAACTCCTGTAGAGCCCCCGGAAGCACCACAGGAAACGCCTCCGGCTGAAACTCCTGCAGAGTCCCCGGAAGCATAA
- a CDS encoding YigZ family protein translates to MLEQYKTVYQGGTGEVVEKKSRFIATVRPVNSEEEALQFIEEMKKKYWDARHNCSAYVIGERREFMRCSDDGEPQGTAGKPMLEVLLGEDLYNTAVVVTRYFGGTLLGTGGLVRAYSKAVQEGLADSRIITKKHGILTEVGTDYNSVGKLQYLFAQNEIPIMDSTYGEDVKMQVLIPASEEGRIKKTVTEATSGQASVTDIKEVYFALSDGVHLLFDN, encoded by the coding sequence ATGCTGGAACAATACAAAACCGTATATCAGGGCGGGACAGGAGAAGTTGTAGAAAAAAAGTCCCGTTTTATCGCAACTGTGCGCCCGGTAAATTCAGAGGAAGAGGCGCTGCAGTTTATAGAAGAAATGAAAAAGAAATACTGGGACGCAAGGCATAATTGCTCAGCCTATGTCATTGGGGAACGCAGGGAATTTATGCGCTGCAGCGATGACGGAGAACCACAGGGAACCGCAGGAAAGCCCATGCTGGAGGTGCTTTTGGGAGAAGACCTGTACAATACAGCCGTGGTGGTGACACGGTATTTCGGCGGTACTCTTCTGGGAACCGGAGGGCTTGTACGGGCGTATTCCAAAGCTGTACAGGAGGGATTGGCTGACAGCCGGATTATTACAAAGAAGCACGGGATTCTGACTGAGGTGGGAACCGATTACAACAGCGTAGGAAAGCTGCAGTATCTTTTTGCACAAAACGAGATTCCCATTATGGATTCCACTTACGGGGAAGATGTGAAAATGCAGGTGCTTATTCCTGCGTCAGAGGAAGGCAGAATAAAAAAAACTGTGACAGAAGCCACCAGCGGGCAAGCCTCTGTCACAGATATCAAAGAAGTATATTTTGCACTCTCAGATGGGGTACATCTTCTTTTTGATAATTAA
- the rimI gene encoding ribosomal protein S18-alanine N-acetyltransferase, whose amino-acid sequence MLKICEMTEKEVQEIAAIEAENFSKPWSKKGFLDAVRDEHALYLTAWEEETPVGYAGMWIALDEGEITNVSVKKDRQGRKIGTALLIALEEAGQKRGVDSFFLEVRKSNEKAIALYEKTGFVRMGIRKNFYEDPKEDGIVMCKR is encoded by the coding sequence ATGCTTAAAATTTGTGAAATGACGGAAAAAGAGGTGCAGGAAATTGCAGCCATAGAGGCAGAGAATTTTTCAAAGCCCTGGAGTAAAAAGGGATTTTTGGACGCAGTGAGAGATGAGCATGCTCTCTATCTCACTGCATGGGAGGAAGAAACGCCTGTGGGTTATGCAGGCATGTGGATTGCTCTTGACGAGGGAGAGATTACCAACGTATCTGTAAAAAAAGATCGACAGGGCAGGAAAATCGGCACAGCCCTTTTAATTGCTTTGGAGGAAGCAGGACAGAAGAGAGGGGTAGACTCTTTCTTTCTGGAAGTGCGAAAGAGTAATGAAAAAGCCATTGCTCTGTATGAAAAGACAGGGTTTGTCAGAATGGGAATCCGGAAGAATTTTTATGAAGACCCAAAAGAAGATGGGATTGTGATGTGTAAAAGATAG